The following nucleotide sequence is from Chitinophagales bacterium.
CAATTTATCGCTTATCATTAACGTGGAGCTGTCGGCAAGACTCAGGTAGTTTCCCTGTAAACGCACTGGAAATGCAGGCAAATCATCAACACCAGCAGGCTGAGGCTCATTAAAAGTTACGACAGGTTCACAACCGTAAAAAAGCGCGGATAAGGTGATGATAACGAGATAAGTTAATTCTTGTCTCTTTGCTTTTGTCAAAAACGTTTTCAGTTTAAACATGGGTTAGCGACTTTAGAGGAATAATCATTGATTTACCAGGCGTGCAGCTGGAAAAAATCATGAACAAGTTCGGACAAATTATCCGCCGGTTATCCGAAATGGCTATTTATCTCTGCGTGAAATTTTTTGCATCGTTGCATCATGATAGGCTGCAGCAAGGGCATCAGCACACATTTCTTTCTTAATCGTTTTTAAGTTGATATGAGTCCAGCCATGTCCGCCCCATTTATTAGGTACAGGATACATTACCGTTTTGTCGTAGAGGCAAAACAAATCCTGATCTTTTACTGAAAGTTTAACGGTCGCTCTTTGTTTTTGAATATGGAGGGTTGCAAATATTTTCTTATTCACCCGAAAAGAGGTTAAATCAAAATGCGGCGCTTCGGTTGTCCCCTCAAAAGACAAAGCCATTTTACGAAAGGTAGCGATGCTCAGCATGTTATCCGGAAAATAACTGGGAATTAAGAGCGCAGGCATTCATCATTTCACACGGAAGGTATAAGTGATAGTGCCAAACTGTTCCTCGGCTGCATCCGGATCGGCATTCACCTTTGTCTTCATCGCCGCTTCTTCTGCAAGTTGAAAAAGGTACGAGTCGGTGGTGGTAGATCCTTTTTGCGTGGCTTTTGCAAAAGTTACGGTACCGGTTTTGTCTACTTTAATATTCACGACCACCTTTCCCGTTCGCTGTGAGTTGTCAATGATGGAAGGAAAGTAAATTATTTTTCTTCCGCTCATGCCCAATTGAGCCTTGCCGCCATCGCCGCCAAGCCCCGGGCCTCCAATGCCTGGATTACCTTCATAGCTGTCGCCGAAAGGACTGCCGTTTGGCTTGCCCTGATCGCCTGTCTTGTTGCCTGTTCCTTCGCTTGTACTGTTATTGGCGGTGCTTCCCGGATACAATGCCTTGGGCTGTGGCTTCGGAGGTGCAACGGAAGTTGGAGCGGTAATGTTTTTAGGCGTCGTGGAAGGTGAAGCAGTGTTGGTGGTGTTTCTGGATGTTTCTTTTTTAGGAATAGCAGGGGCATCTTCGTTTTCCTGCGTAATGATATCATTATTCCGTTGTTGCTGTGTGGCATTGCTTGCTTGGGCTGGAGCAGGGGCAACCAGCTCTTCAGCAATACCCATTGGCTGCACTTCCCCGGAGCCTTCCTCCACCAGTCCGATATTCAGGAAAACTCCCTGATCAGATAATGGCGGGTCAGGAGGTGTGAGGGTGAAGAAAAAGAACAGGATAAGAATGAGTATGCCGTGAACGGCCAGCGTGATACCGATGCCGCTGAGTTTGCTCTTCCTGTCGTTCCGCACATTTTCTTCATCAAACCCGGGGTTGATATCTACCGCATGTTTAAGAAAGTTGGAAGAATCAATAACGTGCATGGCAAGTGGGTATGATAATCCGTGATTTCTTTTTTCGTTGTGCATCGTCAGCGAATGACGGGAGGTCAGTTATTTTTTCTTATTCGTGGCCAGCACCATCTTCGCTTTCAGCTTTGTTCCGATGTCAATTACATCCACCACATCCTGTACCGTAAGCAAATTATCTACACGAAGCACAATCGTTGGTTCATTCATGGTTGCCAGTTTAGCAGCAAGTGCCGATTCCAGGTCGGGATATGCGACAGGCCGGTCATCAACGGCATAATTCATATTGTGATCAATACTCAGTGTTACCATCTTCTTGGCTACCGTTTGTTCACTGTTGGTTGATTTCGGCAGCGTGAGTTTGATCACGGAAGGATTCATCATGGTGGAAATGATAAGAAAAAACAACAGCAGCATGAACATGATATCATTCAATGATGAGGTGGAGACCTCCGCCTTCATCCTGGTATTTCTCCTGAATCTCATGCGGTAGGTTCCTGAATGAGGTCAATAAAGTCAACTGCATTGGCTTCGAGCATGTAGGACACCCGGTCAATCATGTTGTT
It contains:
- a CDS encoding MmcQ/YjbR family DNA-binding protein; its protein translation is MLSIATFRKMALSFEGTTEAPHFDLTSFRVNKKIFATLHIQKQRATVKLSVKDQDLFCLYDKTVMYPVPNKWGGHGWTHINLKTIKKEMCADALAAAYHDATMQKISRRDK
- a CDS encoding biopolymer transporter ExbD; protein product: MRFRRNTRMKAEVSTSSLNDIMFMLLLFFLIISTMMNPSVIKLTLPKSTNSEQTVAKKMVTLSIDHNMNYAVDDRPVAYPDLESALAAKLATMNEPTIVLRVDNLLTVQDVVDVIDIGTKLKAKMVLATNKKK